The Acidobacteriota bacterium genome contains the following window.
GGGGTCTGACGCGGGAGGAGGCCGATCCCGCCCTGTCGGATCGAATCCGTGACGCGCTGCGACGCGAGGACGCCCGGGAGGCCGCCTCATCGTGGGGCCGGGACGGCGCGGCCTTCAGAATCCTGGCGGCCGTCGCCGCGACGCTCTTCGTCGCGGTCGTGAGCTACGGCGTCGCGCGCCGCGCCGGGGCGCCCGCGGCGGCGATCAGCCCCGCGCACCCGGCGGTCGAGCAGGTCCGCACCGGCGTGCTCGTGTGCGCGGCGTGCGAGCGCGGGGGCTCC
Protein-coding sequences here:
- a CDS encoding zf-HC2 domain-containing protein, which produces MSGAGASRDDCAGIRELLAAALANELPAGRVDAVRDHLERCEACRRYRAFEVAFDGALARGLTREEADPALSDRIRDALRREDAREAASSWGRDGAAFRILAAVAATLFVAVVSYGVARRAGAPAAAISPAHPAVEQVRTGVLVCAACERGGS